The Sagittula sp. P11 genome window below encodes:
- a CDS encoding hydratase translates to MTTTDAYAAALTGAHTSRHRADASALPAPTYEEALAIQSLVMPALGAVSGFKVGDRVDGPPVIAPIPASRTLASGAVVPVIDLLGIELEIGFEYLTDDAPDLNNPAQSFRPRIVLELVDTRLTGRELDPMTKLADMQINAGLILGPALEDWDGSDFSTVNARLTCNDRTVIDGPATVPGGSALANLALFCAHVGRHCGGLRKGQTVITGSLSGLEYFPAGTKVLGHIDGFGGIGCTLA, encoded by the coding sequence ATGACCACCACCGACGCCTATGCCGCCGCCCTCACCGGGGCGCACACCTCGCGACATCGGGCGGACGCCAGCGCGCTTCCCGCGCCCACCTACGAAGAGGCGCTGGCCATCCAGTCCCTCGTGATGCCGGCCCTCGGCGCAGTCAGCGGCTTCAAGGTCGGGGACCGGGTCGACGGCCCGCCGGTCATCGCGCCGATCCCGGCCAGCCGGACGCTCGCTTCGGGGGCGGTGGTTCCGGTCATCGACCTCCTCGGGATCGAGCTTGAGATCGGGTTCGAATACCTGACCGACGACGCGCCCGACCTGAACAACCCGGCGCAAAGCTTCCGCCCGCGGATCGTTCTCGAACTGGTGGACACCCGCCTGACGGGCCGTGAACTCGATCCGATGACCAAGCTGGCCGACATGCAGATCAACGCGGGCCTGATCCTCGGCCCGGCGCTGGAGGATTGGGACGGCAGTGACTTTTCCACCGTCAACGCGCGGCTCACCTGCAACGACCGCACCGTGATCGACGGGCCTGCGACGGTGCCCGGCGGCTCCGCCCTCGCCAACCTCGCGCTGTTCTGCGCACATGTGGGCCGGCATTGCGGCGGGCTGCGCAAGGGGCAGACCGTCATCACCGGCTCGCTCTCCGGTCTCGAGTATTTTCCCGCCGGGACGAAGGTCCTCGGGCACATCGACGGCTTCGGCGGTATCGGCTGCACCCTCGCCTAG
- a CDS encoding glucan biosynthesis protein, protein MLAACRGAAQTESESSPEPEAEGTPFSFDWLADRQRESAGREWVPPPVLDEEVSGLDYDAYRQIQFRPDHARWSGPKSRVVLHGYHPGWLFDRPVRLNEIVDGTARPMRFTGGDFRYGENVAQRFPDDFEFPGVAGFRLNAPVNSPDRFDEVVSFLGASYFRALGKGNVYGLSARGLALNTAIGGEEEFPFFSEFWIERPEPGTSHVVFYAALESPSVAGAYRFAITPGETTTIDVEQRLFFRNDVRQLGIAPLTSMFLFAPNDVGPFHDYRERVHDSEALIVDTSDHRFFRPLSNPETLANSYVGANAPTAFGLVQRNRAFEDYLDAHAYYEKRPSLIVEPVGDWGRGAVRLIEIPTDLESNDNIVAFWVPEAEVQAGDAREFSYRLHWGMAPLGSDTQYARVLRTLTGFGGVAGINPQKDRQKFVIDFDAERMTELDDDTPVEEVVSAVNGEIVETILERLEEPHLWRLVIEVRATGPQPVELKADLQQGNRRLTETWLYQWKKN, encoded by the coding sequence ATGCTTGCCGCTTGCCGCGGTGCAGCACAGACAGAGTCCGAGAGCAGCCCCGAACCGGAGGCTGAAGGTACCCCCTTCTCCTTCGACTGGCTGGCCGACCGCCAGCGCGAGAGTGCCGGGCGGGAATGGGTTCCTCCTCCCGTTCTGGATGAGGAGGTGTCGGGTCTCGACTACGACGCCTACCGCCAGATCCAGTTCCGCCCGGACCACGCCCGCTGGTCCGGCCCGAAGTCCCGCGTCGTGCTGCACGGCTACCATCCGGGCTGGCTGTTCGACCGCCCGGTGCGCCTGAACGAGATCGTCGACGGCACCGCGCGCCCGATGCGCTTCACCGGCGGCGACTTCCGCTACGGCGAGAACGTCGCTCAGCGCTTTCCCGACGACTTCGAGTTTCCGGGCGTCGCGGGCTTCCGCCTGAACGCGCCGGTGAACTCGCCCGACCGCTTTGACGAGGTCGTGTCGTTCCTTGGCGCGAGCTACTTCCGCGCGCTCGGCAAGGGCAACGTTTATGGCCTCAGCGCGCGTGGCCTCGCACTCAACACCGCCATCGGCGGCGAAGAGGAATTCCCCTTCTTCTCGGAGTTCTGGATCGAGCGTCCCGAACCGGGCACCTCGCACGTGGTCTTCTACGCCGCGCTCGAAAGCCCCTCGGTCGCCGGCGCCTACCGCTTTGCCATCACGCCGGGCGAGACCACGACGATCGACGTGGAACAACGCCTGTTCTTCCGCAACGACGTGCGTCAGCTTGGTATCGCGCCGCTGACCTCCATGTTCCTGTTTGCGCCGAACGACGTGGGTCCGTTCCACGACTACCGCGAACGGGTGCACGACAGCGAGGCGCTGATCGTCGATACCAGCGACCACCGCTTCTTCCGGCCGCTCAGCAACCCCGAGACGCTGGCAAACTCCTATGTCGGGGCAAACGCGCCGACCGCCTTCGGCCTCGTGCAGCGCAACCGTGCCTTCGAGGATTACCTCGACGCCCACGCCTACTATGAAAAGCGTCCCTCGCTCATCGTGGAGCCTGTGGGCGACTGGGGCCGCGGCGCGGTCCGGCTGATCGAGATCCCGACCGACCTGGAAAGCAACGACAACATCGTGGCCTTCTGGGTGCCGGAGGCCGAGGTGCAGGCCGGGGACGCGCGCGAGTTCTCCTACCGCCTTCACTGGGGCATGGCGCCGCTCGGCAGCGATACACAGTATGCCCGGGTTTTGCGCACTTTGACCGGTTTTGGCGGCGTAGCAGGCATAAATCCGCAGAAGGATCGGCAAAAATTCGTCATCGACTTCGATGCGGAACGAATGACGGAACTCGACGACGACACGCCTGTTGAGGAAGTGGTTTCCGCGGTCAACGGCGAGATCGTGGAAACCATTCTGGAACGCCTCGAGGAGCCGCACCTCTGGCGACTGGTGATCGAGGTCCGCGCAACAGGGCCTCAACCGGTCGAACTCAAGGCCGACCTTCAACAGGGTAATCGCCGTCTGACGGAAACATGGTTGTACCAATGGAAGAAAAACTGA
- a CDS encoding OpgC family protein: MPARPGPAPKERDPRIDFFRGVALMMILINHMPGNPWEAITNRELGFSDAAEAFFVMSGIAAGIAYSPAIARWLDGKGGLRAALTPMWRRAWTLYLVQILLTVIALGLFAWAADTFLLSKFRTMHNLGLIYSDTRAALTGIPILGYQIGYVNILPTYIVLMIAGPLILAAAIRWPWQTLTASVALWWVAGAYRLNIPNHPGGGGWFLSPLSWQLIFLVGLMIGHRHRRGERMVPVNRTLFYAALLFVVFAFAWRHVPALGSFMNHKMAQLSSLGAPYHITTHNKTLLAAPRLLHVLAMLYVLSCLPVVRRIAAHTASAPLRLLGQHGLLVFAIGTVLALIGQILMDVEPNVAWLPWILPPLAALISYAAVRIAIWGTVPRSPTPDRAATVPAAPMRDLA; the protein is encoded by the coding sequence ATGCCCGCACGGCCCGGCCCCGCGCCGAAGGAGCGCGATCCGCGGATTGACTTCTTCCGCGGCGTCGCGCTGATGATGATTCTCATCAACCACATGCCCGGCAACCCTTGGGAGGCGATCACCAACCGGGAGCTCGGCTTTTCCGACGCGGCAGAGGCGTTCTTTGTCATGTCCGGCATCGCGGCGGGCATCGCCTATTCCCCTGCCATCGCCCGCTGGCTCGACGGCAAGGGCGGGCTGCGCGCGGCGCTGACGCCGATGTGGCGACGGGCGTGGACGCTGTACCTCGTGCAGATCCTGCTGACGGTCATCGCGCTCGGCCTCTTTGCCTGGGCGGCGGACACCTTCCTGCTGTCGAAGTTCAGGACGATGCACAATCTGGGCCTGATCTACTCCGACACGCGGGCGGCGCTGACCGGCATTCCGATCCTCGGCTACCAGATCGGCTACGTGAACATCCTTCCCACCTACATCGTCCTGATGATAGCCGGGCCGCTGATCCTCGCCGCCGCGATCCGCTGGCCGTGGCAGACGCTGACCGCCTCTGTCGCGCTGTGGTGGGTCGCCGGTGCCTACCGGCTGAACATCCCCAACCATCCGGGCGGCGGCGGCTGGTTTCTGTCGCCGCTGTCATGGCAGCTGATCTTCCTCGTCGGGCTGATGATCGGCCACCGGCACCGGCGCGGAGAGCGGATGGTCCCGGTCAACCGCACCCTGTTCTACGCCGCGCTGTTATTCGTGGTCTTCGCCTTCGCGTGGCGGCATGTTCCGGCCCTCGGATCCTTCATGAACCACAAGATGGCGCAGCTCAGCAGCCTTGGCGCGCCATACCACATCACGACGCACAACAAGACGCTGCTGGCCGCGCCGCGCCTGCTGCATGTGCTGGCGATGCTCTATGTCCTGTCCTGCCTGCCCGTGGTGCGCCGCATCGCCGCGCATACGGCATCGGCGCCGCTGCGGCTCTTGGGGCAGCATGGTCTGCTGGTCTTTGCGATCGGCACCGTGCTGGCGCTGATCGGGCAGATCCTGATGGATGTAGAACCGAATGTCGCATGGCTGCCGTGGATCCTGCCGCCGCTCGCTGCGCTGATCTCCTACGCGGCGGTGCGGATCGCCATCTGGGGCACCGTGCCGCGCAGCCCGACGCCGGACCGGGCGGCCACCGTCCCGGCCGCGCCGATGCGGGATCTCGCCTGA
- a CDS encoding LysR family transcriptional regulator: MKMHLVPRPLLYVEAVAEHGSVQAASRALGIAASAIDRHIKALEEANRAPLFERLPRGMRPTAAGEAVVVMARRWRSDAERLETDLQEMRGQERGSVRLAAMDSMANGVLEDLHVWLREEHPQLRLNLDIVPPSQAARQLDEGAVEVAIAFDMPRLRHQHVLWTDKLRFGCIVAPEHPLAVEAEVSLAKLSGHALVSQSARLPIRQYMDNRHAWFFAENVPVLASNSLQVLKRALLRGDVAMITSELDVLPELRSGDLLFLPLKDKGLVPPTISVVIDARRALSRAARLVAEYLVERTGGLLAEAREDT; the protein is encoded by the coding sequence ATGAAAATGCATCTCGTTCCGCGCCCTTTGCTTTATGTTGAGGCAGTTGCCGAACACGGATCGGTGCAGGCCGCATCGCGCGCCCTGGGAATCGCCGCCTCGGCCATCGACCGGCACATCAAGGCGCTGGAAGAGGCCAACCGCGCGCCGCTGTTCGAACGCCTGCCGCGCGGCATGCGCCCCACAGCCGCCGGAGAGGCGGTCGTCGTCATGGCGCGCCGCTGGCGTTCGGATGCCGAGCGGCTGGAAACCGACCTGCAGGAGATGCGCGGACAGGAACGCGGCAGCGTGCGGCTTGCCGCGATGGACAGCATGGCGAACGGCGTCCTCGAGGACCTGCACGTCTGGCTGAGAGAAGAGCACCCGCAGCTGCGCCTGAACCTCGACATCGTGCCGCCGTCACAGGCGGCGCGGCAACTGGACGAGGGCGCGGTGGAGGTCGCCATCGCCTTCGACATGCCGCGCCTGCGCCACCAGCACGTGCTCTGGACCGACAAGCTGCGTTTCGGCTGTATCGTCGCGCCGGAACATCCACTTGCGGTGGAGGCCGAGGTCTCGCTCGCCAAGCTGTCGGGCCATGCGCTGGTGTCGCAAAGCGCGCGGCTGCCGATCCGGCAATACATGGACAACCGCCACGCCTGGTTCTTTGCAGAGAACGTGCCGGTGCTGGCGTCGAACTCGCTTCAGGTGCTGAAGCGTGCGCTGCTTCGGGGCGATGTGGCGATGATCACCTCCGAACTCGACGTTCTGCCGGAGCTGCGCAGCGGCGATCTGCTGTTCCTGCCGCTGAAGGACAAGGGGCTGGTGCCGCCGACGATTTCCGTCGTGATCGACGCGCGGCGGGCGCTGTCGCGGGCGGCGCGGCTGGTGGCGGAGTACCTGGTCGAGCGGACGGGCGGTCTGCTGGCCGAGGCGCGCGAGGACACCTAG
- the mdoH gene encoding glucans biosynthesis glucosyltransferase MdoH yields MPDRSAVRPDAPTVLVRTLALTFTFGAAAFAATLMADAAISDGVQALDLARVALIFVTTLWLAWGAVQALVGLPRLRRRIDMDSLPKPTAPTVVLLPICNEDPEAAANRIRAMMRSCMFAEVKVDFAILSDTRDPKAQLKERAAFADLLQPRDDGLRVFYRLRENNHGRKAGNVEEFIRRFGGAYEFAVILDADSLMEGATIGHLISRMMADPRLGLLQTLPKVIGASSLFGRAMQFAASFHAPVFARGLQRMQGGTGPFWGHNAIVRVRALAQCCGLPVLRGTPPFGGVILSHDYVEAALLARGGWRVELDSTIPGSYEEGPDNIVAFARRDRRWCQGNLQHMRLVGAPGLLGWSRFVFVQGIASYLVPLLWAAFLVTSVAATATAPLPDYFPEPHQLFPVFPDDRTREIVALAIGIIGLLLLPKFGILLHAALDRRTRDFGGTARSAASVTTEILLSSLLAPVMLMYQTRAVVQVLSGQDGGWPANQRGEGRLSLLDAWRASGWIALCGLAALLAAAYLAPALTVWLLPVTVPMIGAPLLLASTSHPVGRSVFLTPEETAPAPVIAAFRVLSERARTDRAQDTAAEQTSDANPETSDVPVRAT; encoded by the coding sequence ATGCCTGACCGGAGCGCCGTCCGTCCGGACGCCCCGACCGTTCTCGTCCGCACGCTGGCACTGACCTTCACCTTCGGTGCGGCGGCCTTTGCCGCGACGCTGATGGCCGACGCCGCGATCAGCGACGGTGTGCAGGCGCTCGACCTCGCGCGCGTCGCGCTGATCTTCGTCACCACGCTGTGGCTGGCGTGGGGGGCGGTGCAGGCGCTTGTCGGCCTGCCCCGGTTGCGGCGCCGCATCGACATGGATTCCCTGCCGAAGCCCACCGCGCCCACGGTCGTGCTCCTGCCGATCTGCAACGAGGACCCCGAGGCCGCCGCCAACCGCATTCGTGCGATGATGCGCTCGTGCATGTTCGCCGAGGTAAAGGTCGACTTCGCGATCCTGTCGGACACCCGCGATCCCAAGGCACAACTGAAGGAGCGCGCGGCCTTTGCCGATCTGCTCCAGCCGCGCGACGACGGGCTGCGCGTGTTTTACCGCCTGCGCGAGAACAACCATGGCCGCAAGGCCGGCAACGTCGAGGAGTTCATCCGCCGTTTCGGCGGCGCCTACGAATTCGCGGTGATCCTCGATGCCGACAGCCTCATGGAGGGTGCCACCATCGGGCACCTGATTTCGCGCATGATGGCGGACCCGCGCCTTGGCCTTCTTCAGACGCTACCAAAGGTGATCGGCGCCTCGTCGCTGTTCGGGCGGGCGATGCAGTTCGCCGCCAGCTTTCACGCGCCGGTCTTTGCGCGCGGCCTGCAGCGGATGCAGGGCGGCACCGGGCCGTTCTGGGGGCACAATGCCATCGTGCGCGTGCGCGCCCTTGCCCAGTGCTGCGGACTGCCCGTGCTGCGCGGCACACCGCCCTTCGGCGGTGTCATCCTGAGCCACGACTACGTCGAGGCGGCGCTTCTGGCGCGCGGCGGCTGGCGGGTCGAACTCGACAGCACCATTCCCGGCTCTTACGAGGAAGGCCCGGACAACATCGTGGCCTTTGCCCGCCGCGACCGCCGCTGGTGCCAGGGCAACCTGCAGCACATGCGGCTTGTCGGCGCGCCGGGCCTTCTGGGGTGGAGCCGCTTCGTCTTTGTCCAGGGCATCGCATCCTACCTCGTGCCGCTGCTCTGGGCCGCGTTCCTTGTGACCTCCGTCGCCGCGACCGCGACCGCTCCCCTGCCGGACTACTTCCCGGAACCGCACCAGCTGTTCCCGGTCTTCCCCGACGACCGCACGCGCGAGATCGTGGCGCTGGCTATCGGGATCATCGGCCTGCTTCTGCTGCCCAAATTCGGCATCCTGCTGCACGCGGCGCTCGACCGCCGGACGCGCGATTTCGGCGGCACCGCACGCTCCGCCGCTTCCGTCACGACGGAGATCCTGCTGTCCTCGCTGCTGGCGCCGGTCATGCTGATGTACCAGACCCGCGCGGTCGTGCAGGTGTTGTCCGGGCAGGACGGCGGCTGGCCCGCCAACCAGCGCGGCGAGGGACGGCTGTCCCTGCTCGACGCATGGCGCGCCTCCGGCTGGATCGCGCTTTGCGGACTGGCCGCCCTTCTGGCCGCCGCCTACCTCGCTCCTGCGCTGACCGTGTGGCTCCTGCCGGTGACCGTGCCGATGATCGGTGCGCCGCTCCTGCTGGCCTCGACGTCTCACCCGGTCGGCCGCAGCGTCTTCCTCACCCCCGAGGAAACCGCCCCCGCGCCCGTGATCGCAGCCTTCCGGGTCCTGAGCGAGCGCGCGCGGACCGACCGCGCCCAAGACACCGCGGCAGAGCAGACCTCTGACGCCAACCCCGAGACGTCCGATGTCCCCGTCCGCGCAACCTGA
- the hydA gene encoding dihydropyrimidinase codes for MQDNAPHSQTHDTVIKGARVVTSGAVTACEIGIVAGRIVTLGSGLYGREVIDATGLIAMPGGIDSHIHISQPSGPGVEMADDFASATRSAACGGNTTVMPFCLATEGQTLRDAVAAYMAKAEGQCLTDVSFHLIVTKADPVTLGQDLPALIAEGMTSFKVFMTYQGMRLTDAEILQVMDVAREQGALTLVHAENEDAIEFLRDKAERTGQTSPVNHARTRPVPVEREATHRATTLAEVAGVPVMIVHVSNGAALEEIQRARARGVRVLAETCPQYITLTADDLDRAGFEGAKWVCSPPPRDTAEQAAIWTGLTSGAFDVFSSDHCPFRFDDSHGKDVPGARKSFRNIPNGIPGVETRLPILFSEGVTKGRISLQTFAALTATNHARIYGLEHKGSIAIGMDADIVLWDPSMTRTITQDILHHGADYTPWEGFEVTGWPVRTILRGQTVMQDGEPVGQPKGHHVARAKPEVAA; via the coding sequence ATGCAAGACAACGCCCCCCACAGCCAGACCCATGACACGGTGATAAAAGGCGCGCGCGTCGTGACCTCCGGCGCGGTGACAGCGTGCGAGATCGGCATCGTCGCGGGGCGGATCGTGACGCTGGGCAGCGGGCTCTACGGGCGCGAGGTCATCGACGCCACCGGCCTGATCGCCATGCCCGGCGGCATCGACAGCCACATACATATCTCGCAGCCCTCCGGACCGGGTGTCGAGATGGCGGATGACTTCGCCTCCGCCACGCGCTCCGCGGCCTGCGGCGGGAACACCACCGTCATGCCCTTCTGCCTCGCGACCGAAGGCCAGACCCTGCGCGACGCCGTGGCCGCCTACATGGCGAAGGCCGAAGGCCAGTGCCTGACCGACGTGTCCTTCCACCTGATCGTGACAAAGGCCGACCCGGTGACGCTGGGCCAGGACCTGCCCGCGCTGATCGCCGAGGGGATGACCAGCTTCAAGGTCTTCATGACCTATCAGGGCATGCGCCTGACCGATGCGGAGATCCTGCAGGTCATGGACGTGGCCCGCGAACAGGGCGCGCTGACCCTTGTCCATGCCGAGAACGAGGACGCCATCGAGTTCCTGCGCGACAAGGCGGAGCGCACGGGCCAGACCTCTCCGGTCAACCACGCCCGCACCCGTCCCGTCCCCGTCGAACGCGAAGCCACCCACCGCGCCACCACGCTGGCCGAGGTCGCGGGCGTGCCGGTGATGATCGTGCATGTCTCGAACGGTGCCGCCCTTGAAGAAATCCAGCGCGCCAGGGCCCGCGGCGTGCGCGTGCTGGCCGAGACCTGCCCGCAGTACATCACCCTGACCGCCGACGATCTGGACCGCGCGGGTTTCGAGGGGGCGAAATGGGTGTGCTCTCCGCCGCCGCGCGACACCGCCGAACAGGCGGCGATCTGGACCGGGTTGACCTCCGGCGCCTTCGACGTCTTTTCCTCCGACCATTGCCCGTTCCGCTTCGACGACAGCCACGGCAAGGACGTGCCCGGCGCGCGCAAGTCCTTCCGCAACATCCCGAATGGCATCCCGGGCGTGGAAACGCGCCTGCCGATCCTGTTCTCCGAAGGCGTCACAAAGGGCCGTATCAGCCTGCAGACCTTTGCCGCGCTGACCGCCACCAACCACGCCCGCATCTACGGGCTGGAACACAAGGGCAGCATCGCCATCGGCATGGACGCCGACATCGTGCTCTGGGATCCGTCGATGACCCGCACCATCACGCAGGACATCCTGCACCACGGCGCCGACTATACGCCTTGGGAGGGTTTCGAGGTGACGGGCTGGCCCGTGCGGACCATCCTGCGCGGGCAGACCGTCATGCAGGACGGCGAACCCGTGGGCCAGCCCAAAGGGCACCACGTCGCCCGTGCCAAGCCGGAGGTCGCGGCATGA